The Malus domestica chromosome 06, GDT2T_hap1 genome has a segment encoding these proteins:
- the LOC103420206 gene encoding uncharacterized protein isoform X4: protein MKSVDRRRQLEILVRRTEQSSSGLNNVDHVEEQEEGTNIIVETKVNRPVMDCVAGLEPVLSIMASDDLVLYEGANVHEMDRSGYFFLKEMKENNISPVVDENVNGSCKATNVGIIEVERIFGGEEEELLLAPRSPNGERENFSQPNTASYDMFPRRKFKRFRKADCEDMMPLNKKQTSRHETKIICSATEFSVSQKKLLKPSSKTKGIDKDKMARRPQSHNLEHHQAVATPKENQQCETNQKPISIVQKLKRNCDGMHVNERNGRHKSVSPKDQPEKREFPIFESYVVEEEEGSGGYGTVYRARLKNDEKKVAIKCPHANAHKHHVNNELRMLERFGGKNFVIKYEGHIKNESSSCFVLQHVEHDRPEVLKQEIGLSHLHWYGYCLFKALATLHRQGVVHRDVKPGNFLFSRRANKGYLIDFNLATDLHLKPGTTRKLKSGDDVNCYDEKITNAISVPRTPLQKLSISKSSIIANGETKKGLKSTFDLKDLKKKAFSQMKPYNSSGSWSVIKSQGADGSGITSVKDVSNIRTTSVESLMEPLPSQGRKELINIVQEAMQNRNHISSGVSAPMRKRIPAPPRNEDDKLFCITPMPLHSTGNGVGGAALIRSRGGGKQKKEGPCAGTKGYRAPEVLLRSPHQGPKLDIWSAGVTLLYFMIGRTPFGGDPEQNIKDVAKLRGSEDLWEVAKLHDRELSFPVDLYSAESLPSLKLQDWCRRSTKRPDFFNEIPRPLFDLVDKCLTVNPRVRISAEEALRHEFFAPCHEELRKLRHQRLVL, encoded by the exons ATGAAGAGTGTAGATCGCAGAAGGCAGTTGGAAATACTCGTTCGAAG AACCGAACAATCAAGTTCAGGACTGAACAATGTTGATCATGTTGAGGAGCAAGAGGAGGGCACCAATATAATTGTTGAAACGAAGGTTAACAGGCCGGTAATGGATTGTGTAGCTGGTTTAGAACCGGTTCTTTCAATCATGGCATCCGATGATTTAGTCCTTTATGAAGGAGCTAACGTACATGAGATGGACCGCAGTGGGTATTTTTTTCTGaaagaaatgaaagagaacaATATATCACCAGTCGTGGATGAGAATGTTAATGGTAGTTGTAAAGCTACAAATGTAGGAATCATTGAAGTTGAAAGAATTTTTGGAGGTGAGGAGGAAGAGTTGTTATTGGCTCCTCGCAGCCCtaatggagagagagaaaatttcTCCCAGCCAAATACTGCTAGTTATGATATGTTTCCTAGACGTaagttcaaaagattcagaaaGGCAGACTGTGAAGATATGATGCCTCTGAATAAAAAGCAAACAAGTAGACATGAGACCAAGATCATATGTTCAGCTACTGAATTTTCTGTTTCGCAAAAGAAATTGTTGAAGCCCTCCTCCAAGACGAAGGGAATTGACAAGGATAAAATGGCTCGGAGACCGCAATCACACAACTTAGAGCATCACCAGGCTGTTGCCACTCCCAAAGAGAACCAGCAGTGTGAAAcaaatcaaaagccaatcaGCATAGTGCAGAAATTAAAACGGAATTGTGATGGCATGCATGTTAATGAAAGAAATGGACGCCATAAATCTGTTTCTCCTAAG GATCAACCGGAGAAAAGGGAATTTCCAATTTTTGAATCTTATgttgtagaagaagaagaaggttcaG GCGGTTATGGCACTGTTTACAGGGCACGGTTAAAAAATGACGAGAAAAAGGTCGCCATTAAGT GCCCGCATGCTAATGCTCATAAGCATCATGTTAACAATGAGTTAAGGATGCTGGAAAGGTTTGg GGGCAAAAACTTTGTGATAAAATATGAAGGCCATATCAAGAATGAAAGTTCCAGTTGCTTTGTACTGCAGCACGTTGAGCATGATAGGCCTGAG GTTTTAAAGCAAGAGATAGGTCTTTCTCATCTACATTGGTACGGCTATTGCTTGTTTAAGGCATTGGCAACCCTTCATAGACAG GGAGTAGTACATAGAGATGTTAAACCTGGAAACTTCCTTTTCTCTCGAAGGGCCAACAAGGGTTACCTCATAGATTTCAATCTTGCAACG GATTTGCATTTGAAGCCTGGAACAACTC GCAAATTAAAATCTGGAGATGATGTAAATTGCTATGATGAGAAAATTACAAATGCGATATCTGTACCTAGAACCCCACTTCAGAAGTTGTCAATTTCTAAGTCTTCAATAATAGCCAATGGGGAGACCAAAAAAGGTCTCAAATCCACTTTTGATCTTAAGGACTTGAAAAAAAAGGCTTTCAGCCAAATGAAGCCCTACAATTCTTCGGGTAGCTGGAGCGTAATCAAAAGTCAGGGTGCAGATGGCTCAGGTATAACGTCAGTAAAGGATGTGAGTAATATCAGGACGACTTCAGTAGAAAGTCTGATGGAACCTTTGCCATCCCAAGGAAGGAAAGAGCTCATCAACATAGTACAGGAAGCAATGCAGAATCGAAACCATATATCATCAGGTGTTTCGGCTCCTATGAGAAAGAGGATTCCTGCCCCTCCTAGAAATGAGGATGACAAGCTTTTCTGTATCACTCCGATGCCTCTGCACTCAACTGGCAATGGTGTTGGTGGTGCAGCCTTGATCAGAAGCAGAG GGGGTGGAAAGCAGAAAAAAGAAGGTCCTTGTGCTGGAACTAAAGGATACCGAGCTCCGGAG GTTCTCCTGAGATCCCCACATCAAGGCCCCAAGCTTGATATCTGGTCTGCCGGTGTCACTCTACTCTACTTCATGATTGGCAGAACGCCCTTTGGTGGCGATCCCGAACA gaacataaAGGACGTAGCAAAGTTGAGAGGCAGTGAAGATTTATGGGAAGTTGCCAAGCTACACGACCGCGAATTATCATTTCCAGTG GACCTCTATAGTGCAGAGTCTTTGCCATCTCTCAAATTGCAGGATTGGTGTAGAAGGAGCACAAAGAGGCCGGATTTCTTCAACGAAATCCCTAGACCGCTTTTTGATCTGGTGGATAAGTGCTTGACAGTGAACCCGAGGGTTAGGATAAGCGCAGAGGAAGCACTTCGACATGAGTTTTTTGCTCCATGCCATGAAGAGCTGAGAAAGCTGAGGCATCAGAGGCTGGTGCTGTAA
- the LOC103420206 gene encoding uncharacterized protein isoform X2, producing the protein MEMATRPTDSAPITPTISESEKAWYLFSLLLQLGRPTHLSELASRCKLFPASPHLVRSLCSIPRSPLYLSGQLYVTPSLASLATFLEFFSHRSAGDAVRVCLGKRKRAVWDFGFGPPAEKRLILDFGNVNEECRSQKAVGNTRSKSHSHMADYYFCKYINTLQSWMTLTVNKSMLSSSLFIDYRTEQSSSGLNNVDHVEEQEEGTNIIVETKVNRPVMDCVAGLEPVLSIMASDDLVLYEGANVHEMDRSGYFFLKEMKENNISPVVDENVNGSCKATNVGIIEVERIFGGEEEELLLAPRSPNGERENFSQPNTASYDMFPRRKFKRFRKADCEDMMPLNKKQTSRHETKIICSATEFSVSQKKLLKPSSKTKGIDKDKMARRPQSHNLEHHQAVATPKENQQCETNQKPISIVQKLKRNCDGMHVNERNGRHKSVSPKDQPEKREFPIFESYVVEEEEGSGGYGTVYRARLKNDEKKVAIKCPHANAHKHHVNNELRMLERFGGKNFVIKYEGHIKNESSSCFVLQHVEHDRPEVLKQEIGLSHLHWYGYCLFKALATLHRQGVVHRDVKPGNFLFSRRANKGYLIDFNLATDLHLKPGTTRKLKSGDDVNCYDEKITNAISVPRTPLQKLSISKSSIIANGETKKGLKSTFDLKDLKKKAFSQMKPYNSSGSWSVIKSQGADGSGITSVKDVSNIRTTSVESLMEPLPSQGRKELINIVQEAMQNRNHISSGVSAPMRKRIPAPPRNEDDKLFCITPMPLHSTGNGVGGAALIRSRGGGKQKKEGPCAGTKGYRAPEVLLRSPHQGPKLDIWSAGVTLLYFMIGRTPFGGDPEQNIKDVAKLRGSEDLWEVAKLHDRELSFPVDLYSAESLPSLKLQDWCRRSTKRPDFFNEIPRPLFDLVDKCLTVNPRVRISAEEALRHEFFAPCHEELRKLRHQRLVL; encoded by the exons ATGGAAATGGCGACTCGCCCCACCGACTCAGCTCCCATCACGCCAACCATCTCCGAGTCCGAGAAGGCCTGGTACCTTTTCTCACTCCTCTTGCAACTCGGCCGCCCGACTCACCTCTCCGAGCTCGCCTCCCGATGCAAATTGTTCCCCGCATCGCCTCACCTGGTCAGATCCCTTTGCTCCATCCCGCGCTCTCCCCTCTACTTATCGGGCCAGCTCTATGTCACGCCGTCTCTGGCTTCATTAGCAACTTTCCTAGAGTTCTTTTCACATCGCAGTGCCGGGGATGCAGTGAGAGTCTGCTTGGGGAAGCGGAAACGGGCCGTTTGGGATTTCGGATTTGGGCCTCCGGCAGAAAAGAGATTAATTCTGGATTTTGGAAATG TGAATGAAGAGTGTAGATCGCAGAAGGCAGTTGGAAATACTCGTTCGAAG TCACATTCTCATATGGCTGACTACTACTTCTGCAAATACATAAATACGCTACAAAGTTGGATGACACTAACGGTGAACAAATCGATGTTAAGTTCTTCGTTATTTATCGATTACAGAACCGAACAATCAAGTTCAGGACTGAACAATGTTGATCATGTTGAGGAGCAAGAGGAGGGCACCAATATAATTGTTGAAACGAAGGTTAACAGGCCGGTAATGGATTGTGTAGCTGGTTTAGAACCGGTTCTTTCAATCATGGCATCCGATGATTTAGTCCTTTATGAAGGAGCTAACGTACATGAGATGGACCGCAGTGGGTATTTTTTTCTGaaagaaatgaaagagaacaATATATCACCAGTCGTGGATGAGAATGTTAATGGTAGTTGTAAAGCTACAAATGTAGGAATCATTGAAGTTGAAAGAATTTTTGGAGGTGAGGAGGAAGAGTTGTTATTGGCTCCTCGCAGCCCtaatggagagagagaaaatttcTCCCAGCCAAATACTGCTAGTTATGATATGTTTCCTAGACGTaagttcaaaagattcagaaaGGCAGACTGTGAAGATATGATGCCTCTGAATAAAAAGCAAACAAGTAGACATGAGACCAAGATCATATGTTCAGCTACTGAATTTTCTGTTTCGCAAAAGAAATTGTTGAAGCCCTCCTCCAAGACGAAGGGAATTGACAAGGATAAAATGGCTCGGAGACCGCAATCACACAACTTAGAGCATCACCAGGCTGTTGCCACTCCCAAAGAGAACCAGCAGTGTGAAAcaaatcaaaagccaatcaGCATAGTGCAGAAATTAAAACGGAATTGTGATGGCATGCATGTTAATGAAAGAAATGGACGCCATAAATCTGTTTCTCCTAAG GATCAACCGGAGAAAAGGGAATTTCCAATTTTTGAATCTTATgttgtagaagaagaagaaggttcaG GCGGTTATGGCACTGTTTACAGGGCACGGTTAAAAAATGACGAGAAAAAGGTCGCCATTAAGT GCCCGCATGCTAATGCTCATAAGCATCATGTTAACAATGAGTTAAGGATGCTGGAAAGGTTTGg GGGCAAAAACTTTGTGATAAAATATGAAGGCCATATCAAGAATGAAAGTTCCAGTTGCTTTGTACTGCAGCACGTTGAGCATGATAGGCCTGAG GTTTTAAAGCAAGAGATAGGTCTTTCTCATCTACATTGGTACGGCTATTGCTTGTTTAAGGCATTGGCAACCCTTCATAGACAG GGAGTAGTACATAGAGATGTTAAACCTGGAAACTTCCTTTTCTCTCGAAGGGCCAACAAGGGTTACCTCATAGATTTCAATCTTGCAACG GATTTGCATTTGAAGCCTGGAACAACTC GCAAATTAAAATCTGGAGATGATGTAAATTGCTATGATGAGAAAATTACAAATGCGATATCTGTACCTAGAACCCCACTTCAGAAGTTGTCAATTTCTAAGTCTTCAATAATAGCCAATGGGGAGACCAAAAAAGGTCTCAAATCCACTTTTGATCTTAAGGACTTGAAAAAAAAGGCTTTCAGCCAAATGAAGCCCTACAATTCTTCGGGTAGCTGGAGCGTAATCAAAAGTCAGGGTGCAGATGGCTCAGGTATAACGTCAGTAAAGGATGTGAGTAATATCAGGACGACTTCAGTAGAAAGTCTGATGGAACCTTTGCCATCCCAAGGAAGGAAAGAGCTCATCAACATAGTACAGGAAGCAATGCAGAATCGAAACCATATATCATCAGGTGTTTCGGCTCCTATGAGAAAGAGGATTCCTGCCCCTCCTAGAAATGAGGATGACAAGCTTTTCTGTATCACTCCGATGCCTCTGCACTCAACTGGCAATGGTGTTGGTGGTGCAGCCTTGATCAGAAGCAGAG GGGGTGGAAAGCAGAAAAAAGAAGGTCCTTGTGCTGGAACTAAAGGATACCGAGCTCCGGAG GTTCTCCTGAGATCCCCACATCAAGGCCCCAAGCTTGATATCTGGTCTGCCGGTGTCACTCTACTCTACTTCATGATTGGCAGAACGCCCTTTGGTGGCGATCCCGAACA gaacataaAGGACGTAGCAAAGTTGAGAGGCAGTGAAGATTTATGGGAAGTTGCCAAGCTACACGACCGCGAATTATCATTTCCAGTG GACCTCTATAGTGCAGAGTCTTTGCCATCTCTCAAATTGCAGGATTGGTGTAGAAGGAGCACAAAGAGGCCGGATTTCTTCAACGAAATCCCTAGACCGCTTTTTGATCTGGTGGATAAGTGCTTGACAGTGAACCCGAGGGTTAGGATAAGCGCAGAGGAAGCACTTCGACATGAGTTTTTTGCTCCATGCCATGAAGAGCTGAGAAAGCTGAGGCATCAGAGGCTGGTGCTGTAA
- the LOC103420206 gene encoding uncharacterized protein isoform X1, whose protein sequence is MEMATRPTDSAPITPTISESEKAWYLFSLLLQLGRPTHLSELASRCKLFPASPHLVRSLCSIPRSPLYLSGQLYVTPSLASLATFLEFFSHRSAGDAVRVCLGKRKRAVWDFGFGPPAEKRLILDFGNVNEECRSQKAVGNTRSKSHSHMADYYFCKYINTLQSWMTLTVNKSMLSSSLFIDYRTEQSSSGLNNVDHVEEQEEGTNIIVETKVNRPVMDCVAGLEPVLSIMASDDLVLYEGANVHEMDRSGYFFLKEMKENNISPVVDENVNGSCKATNVGIIEVERIFGGEEEELLLAPRSPNGERENFSQPNTASYDMFPRRKFKRFRKADCEDMMPLNKKQTSRHETKIICSATEFSVSQKKLLKPSSKTKGIDKDKMARRPQSHNLEHHQAVATPKENQQCETNQKPISIVQKLKRNCDGMHVNERNGRHKSVSPKDQPEKREFPIFESYVVEEEEGSGGYGTVYRARLKNDEKKVAIKCPHANAHKHHVNNELRMLERFGGKNFVIKYEGHIKNESSSCFVLQHVEHDRPEVLKQEIGLSHLHWYGYCLFKALATLHRQGVVHRDVKPGNFLFSRRANKGYLIDFNLATDLHLKPGTTRKLSSLPCKLKSGDDVNCYDEKITNAISVPRTPLQKLSISKSSIIANGETKKGLKSTFDLKDLKKKAFSQMKPYNSSGSWSVIKSQGADGSGITSVKDVSNIRTTSVESLMEPLPSQGRKELINIVQEAMQNRNHISSGVSAPMRKRIPAPPRNEDDKLFCITPMPLHSTGNGVGGAALIRSRGGGKQKKEGPCAGTKGYRAPEVLLRSPHQGPKLDIWSAGVTLLYFMIGRTPFGGDPEQNIKDVAKLRGSEDLWEVAKLHDRELSFPVDLYSAESLPSLKLQDWCRRSTKRPDFFNEIPRPLFDLVDKCLTVNPRVRISAEEALRHEFFAPCHEELRKLRHQRLVL, encoded by the exons ATGGAAATGGCGACTCGCCCCACCGACTCAGCTCCCATCACGCCAACCATCTCCGAGTCCGAGAAGGCCTGGTACCTTTTCTCACTCCTCTTGCAACTCGGCCGCCCGACTCACCTCTCCGAGCTCGCCTCCCGATGCAAATTGTTCCCCGCATCGCCTCACCTGGTCAGATCCCTTTGCTCCATCCCGCGCTCTCCCCTCTACTTATCGGGCCAGCTCTATGTCACGCCGTCTCTGGCTTCATTAGCAACTTTCCTAGAGTTCTTTTCACATCGCAGTGCCGGGGATGCAGTGAGAGTCTGCTTGGGGAAGCGGAAACGGGCCGTTTGGGATTTCGGATTTGGGCCTCCGGCAGAAAAGAGATTAATTCTGGATTTTGGAAATG TGAATGAAGAGTGTAGATCGCAGAAGGCAGTTGGAAATACTCGTTCGAAG TCACATTCTCATATGGCTGACTACTACTTCTGCAAATACATAAATACGCTACAAAGTTGGATGACACTAACGGTGAACAAATCGATGTTAAGTTCTTCGTTATTTATCGATTACAGAACCGAACAATCAAGTTCAGGACTGAACAATGTTGATCATGTTGAGGAGCAAGAGGAGGGCACCAATATAATTGTTGAAACGAAGGTTAACAGGCCGGTAATGGATTGTGTAGCTGGTTTAGAACCGGTTCTTTCAATCATGGCATCCGATGATTTAGTCCTTTATGAAGGAGCTAACGTACATGAGATGGACCGCAGTGGGTATTTTTTTCTGaaagaaatgaaagagaacaATATATCACCAGTCGTGGATGAGAATGTTAATGGTAGTTGTAAAGCTACAAATGTAGGAATCATTGAAGTTGAAAGAATTTTTGGAGGTGAGGAGGAAGAGTTGTTATTGGCTCCTCGCAGCCCtaatggagagagagaaaatttcTCCCAGCCAAATACTGCTAGTTATGATATGTTTCCTAGACGTaagttcaaaagattcagaaaGGCAGACTGTGAAGATATGATGCCTCTGAATAAAAAGCAAACAAGTAGACATGAGACCAAGATCATATGTTCAGCTACTGAATTTTCTGTTTCGCAAAAGAAATTGTTGAAGCCCTCCTCCAAGACGAAGGGAATTGACAAGGATAAAATGGCTCGGAGACCGCAATCACACAACTTAGAGCATCACCAGGCTGTTGCCACTCCCAAAGAGAACCAGCAGTGTGAAAcaaatcaaaagccaatcaGCATAGTGCAGAAATTAAAACGGAATTGTGATGGCATGCATGTTAATGAAAGAAATGGACGCCATAAATCTGTTTCTCCTAAG GATCAACCGGAGAAAAGGGAATTTCCAATTTTTGAATCTTATgttgtagaagaagaagaaggttcaG GCGGTTATGGCACTGTTTACAGGGCACGGTTAAAAAATGACGAGAAAAAGGTCGCCATTAAGT GCCCGCATGCTAATGCTCATAAGCATCATGTTAACAATGAGTTAAGGATGCTGGAAAGGTTTGg GGGCAAAAACTTTGTGATAAAATATGAAGGCCATATCAAGAATGAAAGTTCCAGTTGCTTTGTACTGCAGCACGTTGAGCATGATAGGCCTGAG GTTTTAAAGCAAGAGATAGGTCTTTCTCATCTACATTGGTACGGCTATTGCTTGTTTAAGGCATTGGCAACCCTTCATAGACAG GGAGTAGTACATAGAGATGTTAAACCTGGAAACTTCCTTTTCTCTCGAAGGGCCAACAAGGGTTACCTCATAGATTTCAATCTTGCAACG GATTTGCATTTGAAGCCTGGAACAACTCGTAAGCTTTCGTCTCTTCCAT GCAAATTAAAATCTGGAGATGATGTAAATTGCTATGATGAGAAAATTACAAATGCGATATCTGTACCTAGAACCCCACTTCAGAAGTTGTCAATTTCTAAGTCTTCAATAATAGCCAATGGGGAGACCAAAAAAGGTCTCAAATCCACTTTTGATCTTAAGGACTTGAAAAAAAAGGCTTTCAGCCAAATGAAGCCCTACAATTCTTCGGGTAGCTGGAGCGTAATCAAAAGTCAGGGTGCAGATGGCTCAGGTATAACGTCAGTAAAGGATGTGAGTAATATCAGGACGACTTCAGTAGAAAGTCTGATGGAACCTTTGCCATCCCAAGGAAGGAAAGAGCTCATCAACATAGTACAGGAAGCAATGCAGAATCGAAACCATATATCATCAGGTGTTTCGGCTCCTATGAGAAAGAGGATTCCTGCCCCTCCTAGAAATGAGGATGACAAGCTTTTCTGTATCACTCCGATGCCTCTGCACTCAACTGGCAATGGTGTTGGTGGTGCAGCCTTGATCAGAAGCAGAG GGGGTGGAAAGCAGAAAAAAGAAGGTCCTTGTGCTGGAACTAAAGGATACCGAGCTCCGGAG GTTCTCCTGAGATCCCCACATCAAGGCCCCAAGCTTGATATCTGGTCTGCCGGTGTCACTCTACTCTACTTCATGATTGGCAGAACGCCCTTTGGTGGCGATCCCGAACA gaacataaAGGACGTAGCAAAGTTGAGAGGCAGTGAAGATTTATGGGAAGTTGCCAAGCTACACGACCGCGAATTATCATTTCCAGTG GACCTCTATAGTGCAGAGTCTTTGCCATCTCTCAAATTGCAGGATTGGTGTAGAAGGAGCACAAAGAGGCCGGATTTCTTCAACGAAATCCCTAGACCGCTTTTTGATCTGGTGGATAAGTGCTTGACAGTGAACCCGAGGGTTAGGATAAGCGCAGAGGAAGCACTTCGACATGAGTTTTTTGCTCCATGCCATGAAGAGCTGAGAAAGCTGAGGCATCAGAGGCTGGTGCTGTAA
- the LOC103420206 gene encoding uncharacterized protein isoform X3, whose protein sequence is MKSVDRRRQLEILVRRTEQSSSGLNNVDHVEEQEEGTNIIVETKVNRPVMDCVAGLEPVLSIMASDDLVLYEGANVHEMDRSGYFFLKEMKENNISPVVDENVNGSCKATNVGIIEVERIFGGEEEELLLAPRSPNGERENFSQPNTASYDMFPRRKFKRFRKADCEDMMPLNKKQTSRHETKIICSATEFSVSQKKLLKPSSKTKGIDKDKMARRPQSHNLEHHQAVATPKENQQCETNQKPISIVQKLKRNCDGMHVNERNGRHKSVSPKDQPEKREFPIFESYVVEEEEGSGGYGTVYRARLKNDEKKVAIKCPHANAHKHHVNNELRMLERFGGKNFVIKYEGHIKNESSSCFVLQHVEHDRPEVLKQEIGLSHLHWYGYCLFKALATLHRQGVVHRDVKPGNFLFSRRANKGYLIDFNLATDLHLKPGTTRKLSSLPCKLKSGDDVNCYDEKITNAISVPRTPLQKLSISKSSIIANGETKKGLKSTFDLKDLKKKAFSQMKPYNSSGSWSVIKSQGADGSGITSVKDVSNIRTTSVESLMEPLPSQGRKELINIVQEAMQNRNHISSGVSAPMRKRIPAPPRNEDDKLFCITPMPLHSTGNGVGGAALIRSRGGGKQKKEGPCAGTKGYRAPEVLLRSPHQGPKLDIWSAGVTLLYFMIGRTPFGGDPEQNIKDVAKLRGSEDLWEVAKLHDRELSFPVDLYSAESLPSLKLQDWCRRSTKRPDFFNEIPRPLFDLVDKCLTVNPRVRISAEEALRHEFFAPCHEELRKLRHQRLVL, encoded by the exons ATGAAGAGTGTAGATCGCAGAAGGCAGTTGGAAATACTCGTTCGAAG AACCGAACAATCAAGTTCAGGACTGAACAATGTTGATCATGTTGAGGAGCAAGAGGAGGGCACCAATATAATTGTTGAAACGAAGGTTAACAGGCCGGTAATGGATTGTGTAGCTGGTTTAGAACCGGTTCTTTCAATCATGGCATCCGATGATTTAGTCCTTTATGAAGGAGCTAACGTACATGAGATGGACCGCAGTGGGTATTTTTTTCTGaaagaaatgaaagagaacaATATATCACCAGTCGTGGATGAGAATGTTAATGGTAGTTGTAAAGCTACAAATGTAGGAATCATTGAAGTTGAAAGAATTTTTGGAGGTGAGGAGGAAGAGTTGTTATTGGCTCCTCGCAGCCCtaatggagagagagaaaatttcTCCCAGCCAAATACTGCTAGTTATGATATGTTTCCTAGACGTaagttcaaaagattcagaaaGGCAGACTGTGAAGATATGATGCCTCTGAATAAAAAGCAAACAAGTAGACATGAGACCAAGATCATATGTTCAGCTACTGAATTTTCTGTTTCGCAAAAGAAATTGTTGAAGCCCTCCTCCAAGACGAAGGGAATTGACAAGGATAAAATGGCTCGGAGACCGCAATCACACAACTTAGAGCATCACCAGGCTGTTGCCACTCCCAAAGAGAACCAGCAGTGTGAAAcaaatcaaaagccaatcaGCATAGTGCAGAAATTAAAACGGAATTGTGATGGCATGCATGTTAATGAAAGAAATGGACGCCATAAATCTGTTTCTCCTAAG GATCAACCGGAGAAAAGGGAATTTCCAATTTTTGAATCTTATgttgtagaagaagaagaaggttcaG GCGGTTATGGCACTGTTTACAGGGCACGGTTAAAAAATGACGAGAAAAAGGTCGCCATTAAGT GCCCGCATGCTAATGCTCATAAGCATCATGTTAACAATGAGTTAAGGATGCTGGAAAGGTTTGg GGGCAAAAACTTTGTGATAAAATATGAAGGCCATATCAAGAATGAAAGTTCCAGTTGCTTTGTACTGCAGCACGTTGAGCATGATAGGCCTGAG GTTTTAAAGCAAGAGATAGGTCTTTCTCATCTACATTGGTACGGCTATTGCTTGTTTAAGGCATTGGCAACCCTTCATAGACAG GGAGTAGTACATAGAGATGTTAAACCTGGAAACTTCCTTTTCTCTCGAAGGGCCAACAAGGGTTACCTCATAGATTTCAATCTTGCAACG GATTTGCATTTGAAGCCTGGAACAACTCGTAAGCTTTCGTCTCTTCCAT GCAAATTAAAATCTGGAGATGATGTAAATTGCTATGATGAGAAAATTACAAATGCGATATCTGTACCTAGAACCCCACTTCAGAAGTTGTCAATTTCTAAGTCTTCAATAATAGCCAATGGGGAGACCAAAAAAGGTCTCAAATCCACTTTTGATCTTAAGGACTTGAAAAAAAAGGCTTTCAGCCAAATGAAGCCCTACAATTCTTCGGGTAGCTGGAGCGTAATCAAAAGTCAGGGTGCAGATGGCTCAGGTATAACGTCAGTAAAGGATGTGAGTAATATCAGGACGACTTCAGTAGAAAGTCTGATGGAACCTTTGCCATCCCAAGGAAGGAAAGAGCTCATCAACATAGTACAGGAAGCAATGCAGAATCGAAACCATATATCATCAGGTGTTTCGGCTCCTATGAGAAAGAGGATTCCTGCCCCTCCTAGAAATGAGGATGACAAGCTTTTCTGTATCACTCCGATGCCTCTGCACTCAACTGGCAATGGTGTTGGTGGTGCAGCCTTGATCAGAAGCAGAG GGGGTGGAAAGCAGAAAAAAGAAGGTCCTTGTGCTGGAACTAAAGGATACCGAGCTCCGGAG GTTCTCCTGAGATCCCCACATCAAGGCCCCAAGCTTGATATCTGGTCTGCCGGTGTCACTCTACTCTACTTCATGATTGGCAGAACGCCCTTTGGTGGCGATCCCGAACA gaacataaAGGACGTAGCAAAGTTGAGAGGCAGTGAAGATTTATGGGAAGTTGCCAAGCTACACGACCGCGAATTATCATTTCCAGTG GACCTCTATAGTGCAGAGTCTTTGCCATCTCTCAAATTGCAGGATTGGTGTAGAAGGAGCACAAAGAGGCCGGATTTCTTCAACGAAATCCCTAGACCGCTTTTTGATCTGGTGGATAAGTGCTTGACAGTGAACCCGAGGGTTAGGATAAGCGCAGAGGAAGCACTTCGACATGAGTTTTTTGCTCCATGCCATGAAGAGCTGAGAAAGCTGAGGCATCAGAGGCTGGTGCTGTAA